Proteins from one Diprion similis isolate iyDipSimi1 chromosome 3, iyDipSimi1.1, whole genome shotgun sequence genomic window:
- the LOC124404258 gene encoding rabphilin-3A isoform X3 — protein sequence MGLSKRQASRPKSKVAYRMVREDRVTGLQKRLSFRVTSCTYGGGTLYHYRDFVSNTCHQQKSINPSTVIRRAEALDLSEQERVGRLVDRLENMKRNCVSAGNLSGSADTSHSRYSCALCGEKFTVLGAGPAICKDCRKHICQKCGIEATMVSCGAQIGFSQNSQRPRLFLCRICSETREMWKKSGAWFFKGLPKYVLPDKKLERGRPRRTSRASSWAVVNNLRSLESLEPDSSSDEDAGRRLAMSRSLGTHEASSPTPTLAEEKNNRSSTPVFAPRSDAYSRQNSGNAGDYSNGLRSASATDVGQSQFSFTASVQPLPSPRASGHGIQGRNSGQGFQSQFMNEHRQASSDQLNSNQVHSFRKDSIESSSSQGLMMLDQNQSHSLLHYHEMDPEILVVNNEGPINNQNHYEALQQIVRGLAASAGDGYGTLEVSLLYDPVAQYLQCRVQRARGLRPMDIHGLTDSFCKLNILPIAIGSPSQRLRTKTVHKTRDPEYNETVTFYGITETDMKNGRALHILVLQDDRAGKDFLGEAKLPLCQLQPYRTIHYNVYLENHCQVDHEEEVWGEDLSPRGQILVTLSYNTRRRALLVSILRAANLPAMDSNGFSDPFVKLYLIKRPEDNSQQTSGSFSNVHENKKKESRKPTSAIYTTGIKWKTLNPEWNEEFVFETRLTDLTSQMLCLSVWDKDLGKSNDYLGGLMLSCSSKGERLRHWIDAIKFPDHRHQAWHSLQEDPIPTE from the exons ATGGGTTTGTCCAAACGACAGGCATCTCGCCCTAAGAGCAAA GTTGCGTACCGGATGGTCCGTGAAGACAGGGTCACTGGATTACAGAAGCGACTATCCTTCCGGGTCACAAGTTGCACTTACGGAGGAGGAACGCTGTACCATTATAGAg ATTTTGTCAGTAACACGTGTCACCAACAAAAGTCGATTAACCCCTCAACG GTTATTCGTAGAGCGGAAGCGCTGGATTTATCGGAACAGGAGCGAGTGGGAAGATTGGTCGACAGGCTGGAGAACATGAAACGTAATTGCGTGAGTGCCGGAAACTTGTCTGGAAGTGCAGACACGTCGCACAGTCGATATTCTTGCGCATTATGCGGTGAGAAATTTACTGTTCTTGGAGCTGGTCCGGCGATCTGCAAGGACTGCCGTAAGCACATTTGCCAGAAATGTGGTATCGAAGCAACGATGGTGTCGTGCGGGGCACAGATtggtttttctcaaaattcccAACGACCCAGGCTATTCCTCTGCCGAATCTGCTCGGAAACCAgagaaatgtggaaaaaaagtgGCGCCTGGTTTTTCAAAGGACTTCCAAAATACGTTCTACCCGATAAAAAACTC GAACGCGGCAGGCCAAGGCGCACTTCGAGAGCATCCTCGTGGGCTGTTGTCAACAACTTGAGGTCTCTGGAGTCTCTGGAGCCAGATTCATCCTCTGACGAAGACGCGGGTCGTCGCTTGGCGATGAGCCGTTCGCTTGGAACCCACGAGGCTTCATCGCCAACGCCGACTTTGGCTGAGGAGAAGAACAATCGATCCTCAACGCCGGTTTTCGCGCCAAGAAGCGACGCCTATAGCCGCCAGAATTCCGGAAACGCTGGGGATTACAGTAACGGCCTTAGATCGGCTTCTGCTACTGATGTCGGTCAGAGTCAATTTTCCTTCACTGCATCTGTGCAACCGCTTCCCTCACCACGAGCTTCAGGTCATGGAATACAGGGTCGGAACTCTGGACAAGGATTTCAGTCTCAGTTTATGAACGAGCATCGTCAGGCGTCCTCGGACCAACTTAACAGCAATCAGGTACACAGCTTCAG GAAAGACTCCATAGAGTCGAGCAGCAGCCAGGGACTTATGATGTTGGATCAAAATCAGAGTCACAGTCTACTCCATTATCACGAAATGGATCCGGAGATCCTGGTCGTGAACAACGAGGGTCCGATCAACAATCAGAACCATTACGAGGCGCTGCAACAAATAGTTCGGGGACTAGCTG CGTCAGCGGGGGACGGATATGGGACACTGGAAGTCTCACTGCTATACGACCCCGTGGCACAGTACCTCCAGTGCAGAGTGCAGCGTGCTCGAGGCCTCCGTCCCATGGACATCCACGGCCTGACAGATTCGTTTTGCAAGCTCAATATCCTCCCAATTGCGATCGGGAGCCCGTCCCAGCGACTCAGGACAAAAACTGTTCACAAGACCCGGGACCCGGAGTACAACGAGACAGTAACCTTCTACGGTATCACGGAGACAGAC ATGAAAAATGGCAGAGCACTTCACATATTAGTACTTCAAGACGATCGAGCGGGCAAGGATTTCCTAGGAGAAGCCAAGCTGCCGCTCTGTCAGCTTCAACCGTATCGAACGATCCACTACAATGTTTATCTGGAGAATCATTGCCAG GTGGATCACGAAGAGGAAGTTTGGGGCGAGGATCTGAGTCCAAGGGGTCAAATTCTGGTAACTCTGAGCTACAACACTCGCCGACGCGCTCTTTTGGTCAGCATTTTGCGCGCTGCCAATCTGCCGGCAATGGACAGCAACGGGTTCTCTGACCCCTTCGTGAAGCTGTACCTGATAAAGCGGCCGGAAGACAACTCGCAGCAAACGAGCGGGTCCTTCTCCAACGTCCACGAGAACAAAAAGAAGGAATCTCGGAAACCAACTTCTGCAATTTACACCACAGGAATCAAATGGAAGACCCTAAACCCAGAGTGGAACGAAGAGTTCGTTTTCGAGACACGGCTCACGGACCTCACCAGTCAGATGTTGTGTCTCTCCGTTTGGGACAAGGACCTCGGAAAGAGCAACGATTACCTGG GAGGTCTCATGCTGAGCTGCAGCAGCAAAGGAGAACGTCTGAGACATTGGATAGACGCAATCAAATTCCCGGACCATCGTCATCAAGCGTGGCACAGTCTGCAAGAGGATCCCATCCCAACAGAATGA
- the LOC124404258 gene encoding regulating synaptic membrane exocytosis protein 1 isoform X9: MGLSKRQASRPKSKVAYRMVREDRVTGLQKRLSFRVTSCTYGGGTLYHYRDSFADFVSNTCHQQKSINPSTVIRRAEALDLSEQERVGRLVDRLENMKRNCVSAGNLSGSADTSHSRYSCALCGEKFTVLGAGPAICKDCRKHICQKCGIEATMVSCGAQIGFSQNSQRPRLFLCRICSETREMWKKSGAWFFKGLPKYVLPDKKLERGRPRRTSRASSWAVVNNLRSLESLEPDSSSDEDAGRRLAMSRSLGTHEASSPTPTLAEEKNNRSSTPVFAPRSDAYSRQNSGNAGDYSNGLRSASATDVGQSQFSFTASVQPLPSPRASGHGIQGRNSGQGFQSQFMNEHRQASSDQLNSNQERLHRVEQQPGTYDVGSKSESQSTPLSRNGSGDPGREQRGSDQQSEPLRGAATNSSGTSCVSGGRIWDTGSLTAIRPRGTVPPVQSAACSRPPSHGHPRPDRFVLQAQYPPNCDREPVPATQDKNCSQDPGPGVQRDSNLLRYHGDRHEKWQSTSHISTSRRSSGQGFPRRSQAAALSASTVSNDPLQCLSGESLPGGSRRGSLGRGSESKGSNSGNSELQHSPTRSFGQHFARCQSAGNGQQRVL, translated from the exons ATGGGTTTGTCCAAACGACAGGCATCTCGCCCTAAGAGCAAA GTTGCGTACCGGATGGTCCGTGAAGACAGGGTCACTGGATTACAGAAGCGACTATCCTTCCGGGTCACAAGTTGCACTTACGGAGGAGGAACGCTGTACCATTATAGAg ATTCATTTGCAGATTTTGTCAGTAACACGTGTCACCAACAAAAGTCGATTAACCCCTCAACG GTTATTCGTAGAGCGGAAGCGCTGGATTTATCGGAACAGGAGCGAGTGGGAAGATTGGTCGACAGGCTGGAGAACATGAAACGTAATTGCGTGAGTGCCGGAAACTTGTCTGGAAGTGCAGACACGTCGCACAGTCGATATTCTTGCGCATTATGCGGTGAGAAATTTACTGTTCTTGGAGCTGGTCCGGCGATCTGCAAGGACTGCCGTAAGCACATTTGCCAGAAATGTGGTATCGAAGCAACGATGGTGTCGTGCGGGGCACAGATtggtttttctcaaaattcccAACGACCCAGGCTATTCCTCTGCCGAATCTGCTCGGAAACCAgagaaatgtggaaaaaaagtgGCGCCTGGTTTTTCAAAGGACTTCCAAAATACGTTCTACCCGATAAAAAACTC GAACGCGGCAGGCCAAGGCGCACTTCGAGAGCATCCTCGTGGGCTGTTGTCAACAACTTGAGGTCTCTGGAGTCTCTGGAGCCAGATTCATCCTCTGACGAAGACGCGGGTCGTCGCTTGGCGATGAGCCGTTCGCTTGGAACCCACGAGGCTTCATCGCCAACGCCGACTTTGGCTGAGGAGAAGAACAATCGATCCTCAACGCCGGTTTTCGCGCCAAGAAGCGACGCCTATAGCCGCCAGAATTCCGGAAACGCTGGGGATTACAGTAACGGCCTTAGATCGGCTTCTGCTACTGATGTCGGTCAGAGTCAATTTTCCTTCACTGCATCTGTGCAACCGCTTCCCTCACCACGAGCTTCAGGTCATGGAATACAGGGTCGGAACTCTGGACAAGGATTTCAGTCTCAGTTTATGAACGAGCATCGTCAGGCGTCCTCGGACCAACTTAACAGCAATCAG GAAAGACTCCATAGAGTCGAGCAGCAGCCAGGGACTTATGATGTTGGATCAAAATCAGAGTCACAGTCTACTCCATTATCACGAAATGGATCCGGAGATCCTGGTCGTGAACAACGAGGGTCCGATCAACAATCAGAACCATTACGAGGCGCTGCAACAAATAGTTCGGGGACTAGCTG CGTCAGCGGGGGACGGATATGGGACACTGGAAGTCTCACTGCTATACGACCCCGTGGCACAGTACCTCCAGTGCAGAGTGCAGCGTGCTCGAGGCCTCCGTCCCATGGACATCCACGGCCTGACAGATTCGTTTTGCAAGCTCAATATCCTCCCAATTGCGATCGGGAGCCCGTCCCAGCGACTCAGGACAAAAACTGTTCACAAGACCCGGGACCCGGAGTACAACGAGACAGTAACCTTCTACGGTATCACGGAGACAGAC ATGAAAAATGGCAGAGCACTTCACATATTAGTACTTCAAGACGATCGAGCGGGCAAGGATTTCCTAGGAGAAGCCAAGCTGCCGCTCTGTCAGCTTCAACCGTATCGAACGATCCACTACAATGTTTATCTGGAGAATCATTGCCAG GTGGATCACGAAGAGGAAGTTTGGGGCGAGGATCTGAGTCCAAGGGGTCAAATTCTGGTAACTCTGAGCTACAACACTCGCCGACGCGCTCTTTTGGTCAGCATTTTGCGCGCTGCCAATCTGCCGGCAATGGACAGCAACGGGTTCTCTGA
- the LOC124404258 gene encoding rabphilin-3A isoform X5 yields MTYGWIDHRVHTRSKIDSQELSIKVIRRAEALDLSEQERVGRLVDRLENMKRNCVSAGNLSGSADTSHSRYSCALCGEKFTVLGAGPAICKDCRKHICQKCGIEATMVSCGAQIGFSQNSQRPRLFLCRICSETREMWKKSGAWFFKGLPKYVLPDKKLERGRPRRTSRASSWAVVNNLRSLESLEPDSSSDEDAGRRLAMSRSLGTHEASSPTPTLAEEKNNRSSTPVFAPRSDAYSRQNSGNAGDYSNGLRSASATDVGQSQFSFTASVQPLPSPRASGHGIQGRNSGQGFQSQFMNEHRQASSDQLNSNQVHSFRKDSIESSSSQGLMMLDQNQSHSLLHYHEMDPEILVVNNEGPINNQNHYEALQQIVRGLAASAGDGYGTLEVSLLYDPVAQYLQCRVQRARGLRPMDIHGLTDSFCKLNILPIAIGSPSQRLRTKTVHKTRDPEYNETVTFYGITETDMKNGRALHILVLQDDRAGKDFLGEAKLPLCQLQPYRTIHYNVYLENHCQVDHEEEVWGEDLSPRGQILVTLSYNTRRRALLVSILRAANLPAMDSNGFSDPFVKLYLIKRPEDNSQQTSGSFSNVHENKKKESRKPTSAIYTTGIKWKTLNPEWNEEFVFETRLTDLTSQMLCLSVWDKDLGKSNDYLGGLMLSCSSKGERLRHWIDAIKFPDHRHQAWHSLQEDPIPTE; encoded by the exons ATGACATACGGTTGGATCGACCACCGTGTACATACGCGAAGCAAGATCGATAGTCAAGAGCTTTCCATAAAG GTTATTCGTAGAGCGGAAGCGCTGGATTTATCGGAACAGGAGCGAGTGGGAAGATTGGTCGACAGGCTGGAGAACATGAAACGTAATTGCGTGAGTGCCGGAAACTTGTCTGGAAGTGCAGACACGTCGCACAGTCGATATTCTTGCGCATTATGCGGTGAGAAATTTACTGTTCTTGGAGCTGGTCCGGCGATCTGCAAGGACTGCCGTAAGCACATTTGCCAGAAATGTGGTATCGAAGCAACGATGGTGTCGTGCGGGGCACAGATtggtttttctcaaaattcccAACGACCCAGGCTATTCCTCTGCCGAATCTGCTCGGAAACCAgagaaatgtggaaaaaaagtgGCGCCTGGTTTTTCAAAGGACTTCCAAAATACGTTCTACCCGATAAAAAACTC GAACGCGGCAGGCCAAGGCGCACTTCGAGAGCATCCTCGTGGGCTGTTGTCAACAACTTGAGGTCTCTGGAGTCTCTGGAGCCAGATTCATCCTCTGACGAAGACGCGGGTCGTCGCTTGGCGATGAGCCGTTCGCTTGGAACCCACGAGGCTTCATCGCCAACGCCGACTTTGGCTGAGGAGAAGAACAATCGATCCTCAACGCCGGTTTTCGCGCCAAGAAGCGACGCCTATAGCCGCCAGAATTCCGGAAACGCTGGGGATTACAGTAACGGCCTTAGATCGGCTTCTGCTACTGATGTCGGTCAGAGTCAATTTTCCTTCACTGCATCTGTGCAACCGCTTCCCTCACCACGAGCTTCAGGTCATGGAATACAGGGTCGGAACTCTGGACAAGGATTTCAGTCTCAGTTTATGAACGAGCATCGTCAGGCGTCCTCGGACCAACTTAACAGCAATCAGGTACACAGCTTCAG GAAAGACTCCATAGAGTCGAGCAGCAGCCAGGGACTTATGATGTTGGATCAAAATCAGAGTCACAGTCTACTCCATTATCACGAAATGGATCCGGAGATCCTGGTCGTGAACAACGAGGGTCCGATCAACAATCAGAACCATTACGAGGCGCTGCAACAAATAGTTCGGGGACTAGCTG CGTCAGCGGGGGACGGATATGGGACACTGGAAGTCTCACTGCTATACGACCCCGTGGCACAGTACCTCCAGTGCAGAGTGCAGCGTGCTCGAGGCCTCCGTCCCATGGACATCCACGGCCTGACAGATTCGTTTTGCAAGCTCAATATCCTCCCAATTGCGATCGGGAGCCCGTCCCAGCGACTCAGGACAAAAACTGTTCACAAGACCCGGGACCCGGAGTACAACGAGACAGTAACCTTCTACGGTATCACGGAGACAGAC ATGAAAAATGGCAGAGCACTTCACATATTAGTACTTCAAGACGATCGAGCGGGCAAGGATTTCCTAGGAGAAGCCAAGCTGCCGCTCTGTCAGCTTCAACCGTATCGAACGATCCACTACAATGTTTATCTGGAGAATCATTGCCAG GTGGATCACGAAGAGGAAGTTTGGGGCGAGGATCTGAGTCCAAGGGGTCAAATTCTGGTAACTCTGAGCTACAACACTCGCCGACGCGCTCTTTTGGTCAGCATTTTGCGCGCTGCCAATCTGCCGGCAATGGACAGCAACGGGTTCTCTGACCCCTTCGTGAAGCTGTACCTGATAAAGCGGCCGGAAGACAACTCGCAGCAAACGAGCGGGTCCTTCTCCAACGTCCACGAGAACAAAAAGAAGGAATCTCGGAAACCAACTTCTGCAATTTACACCACAGGAATCAAATGGAAGACCCTAAACCCAGAGTGGAACGAAGAGTTCGTTTTCGAGACACGGCTCACGGACCTCACCAGTCAGATGTTGTGTCTCTCCGTTTGGGACAAGGACCTCGGAAAGAGCAACGATTACCTGG GAGGTCTCATGCTGAGCTGCAGCAGCAAAGGAGAACGTCTGAGACATTGGATAGACGCAATCAAATTCCCGGACCATCGTCATCAAGCGTGGCACAGTCTGCAAGAGGATCCCATCCCAACAGAATGA
- the LOC124404258 gene encoding rabphilin-3A isoform X6 yields the protein MKRNCVSAGNLSGSADTSHSRYSCALCGEKFTVLGAGPAICKDCRKHICQKCGIEATMVSCGAQIGFSQNSQRPRLFLCRICSETREMWKKSGAWFFKGLPKYVLPDKKLERGRPRRTSRASSWAVVNNLRSLESLEPDSSSDEDAGRRLAMSRSLGTHEASSPTPTLAEEKNNRSSTPVFAPRSDAYSRQNSGNAGDYSNGLRSASATDVGQSQFSFTASVQPLPSPRASGHGIQGRNSGQGFQSQFMNEHRQASSDQLNSNQVHSFRKDSIESSSSQGLMMLDQNQSHSLLHYHEMDPEILVVNNEGPINNQNHYEALQQIVRGLAASAGDGYGTLEVSLLYDPVAQYLQCRVQRARGLRPMDIHGLTDSFCKLNILPIAIGSPSQRLRTKTVHKTRDPEYNETVTFYGITETDMKNGRALHILVLQDDRAGKDFLGEAKLPLCQLQPYRTIHYNVYLENHCQVDHEEEVWGEDLSPRGQILVTLSYNTRRRALLVSILRAANLPAMDSNGFSDPFVKLYLIKRPEDNSQQTSGSFSNVHENKKKESRKPTSAIYTTGIKWKTLNPEWNEEFVFETRLTDLTSQMLCLSVWDKDLGKSNDYLGGLMLSCSSKGERLRHWIDAIKFPDHRHQAWHSLQEDPIPTE from the exons ATGAAACGTAATTGCGTGAGTGCCGGAAACTTGTCTGGAAGTGCAGACACGTCGCACAGTCGATATTCTTGCGCATTATGCGGTGAGAAATTTACTGTTCTTGGAGCTGGTCCGGCGATCTGCAAGGACTGCCGTAAGCACATTTGCCAGAAATGTGGTATCGAAGCAACGATGGTGTCGTGCGGGGCACAGATtggtttttctcaaaattcccAACGACCCAGGCTATTCCTCTGCCGAATCTGCTCGGAAACCAgagaaatgtggaaaaaaagtgGCGCCTGGTTTTTCAAAGGACTTCCAAAATACGTTCTACCCGATAAAAAACTC GAACGCGGCAGGCCAAGGCGCACTTCGAGAGCATCCTCGTGGGCTGTTGTCAACAACTTGAGGTCTCTGGAGTCTCTGGAGCCAGATTCATCCTCTGACGAAGACGCGGGTCGTCGCTTGGCGATGAGCCGTTCGCTTGGAACCCACGAGGCTTCATCGCCAACGCCGACTTTGGCTGAGGAGAAGAACAATCGATCCTCAACGCCGGTTTTCGCGCCAAGAAGCGACGCCTATAGCCGCCAGAATTCCGGAAACGCTGGGGATTACAGTAACGGCCTTAGATCGGCTTCTGCTACTGATGTCGGTCAGAGTCAATTTTCCTTCACTGCATCTGTGCAACCGCTTCCCTCACCACGAGCTTCAGGTCATGGAATACAGGGTCGGAACTCTGGACAAGGATTTCAGTCTCAGTTTATGAACGAGCATCGTCAGGCGTCCTCGGACCAACTTAACAGCAATCAGGTACACAGCTTCAG GAAAGACTCCATAGAGTCGAGCAGCAGCCAGGGACTTATGATGTTGGATCAAAATCAGAGTCACAGTCTACTCCATTATCACGAAATGGATCCGGAGATCCTGGTCGTGAACAACGAGGGTCCGATCAACAATCAGAACCATTACGAGGCGCTGCAACAAATAGTTCGGGGACTAGCTG CGTCAGCGGGGGACGGATATGGGACACTGGAAGTCTCACTGCTATACGACCCCGTGGCACAGTACCTCCAGTGCAGAGTGCAGCGTGCTCGAGGCCTCCGTCCCATGGACATCCACGGCCTGACAGATTCGTTTTGCAAGCTCAATATCCTCCCAATTGCGATCGGGAGCCCGTCCCAGCGACTCAGGACAAAAACTGTTCACAAGACCCGGGACCCGGAGTACAACGAGACAGTAACCTTCTACGGTATCACGGAGACAGAC ATGAAAAATGGCAGAGCACTTCACATATTAGTACTTCAAGACGATCGAGCGGGCAAGGATTTCCTAGGAGAAGCCAAGCTGCCGCTCTGTCAGCTTCAACCGTATCGAACGATCCACTACAATGTTTATCTGGAGAATCATTGCCAG GTGGATCACGAAGAGGAAGTTTGGGGCGAGGATCTGAGTCCAAGGGGTCAAATTCTGGTAACTCTGAGCTACAACACTCGCCGACGCGCTCTTTTGGTCAGCATTTTGCGCGCTGCCAATCTGCCGGCAATGGACAGCAACGGGTTCTCTGACCCCTTCGTGAAGCTGTACCTGATAAAGCGGCCGGAAGACAACTCGCAGCAAACGAGCGGGTCCTTCTCCAACGTCCACGAGAACAAAAAGAAGGAATCTCGGAAACCAACTTCTGCAATTTACACCACAGGAATCAAATGGAAGACCCTAAACCCAGAGTGGAACGAAGAGTTCGTTTTCGAGACACGGCTCACGGACCTCACCAGTCAGATGTTGTGTCTCTCCGTTTGGGACAAGGACCTCGGAAAGAGCAACGATTACCTGG GAGGTCTCATGCTGAGCTGCAGCAGCAAAGGAGAACGTCTGAGACATTGGATAGACGCAATCAAATTCCCGGACCATCGTCATCAAGCGTGGCACAGTCTGCAAGAGGATCCCATCCCAACAGAATGA